The proteins below come from a single Pseudomonadota bacterium genomic window:
- a CDS encoding type II toxin-antitoxin system HicB family antitoxin translates to MKDLAYYKSLIYRMEIEYDEDEHLYFVTFPDLPGCMMHGETPDEALKLANEVKDEWLTTAYENGWKIPEPSRHQETTGRLTLRVPRYIHKKIMETAEKEGVSQNQLLLSFISEKLAYR, encoded by the coding sequence ATGAAAGACCTGGCATATTATAAATCACTTATTTACAGAATGGAGATAGAATACGACGAAGATGAGCATCTTTATTTTGTGACTTTTCCTGACCTTCCGGGCTGCATGATGCATGGTGAAACGCCCGATGAAGCGTTAAAGCTGGCCAATGAGGTCAAAGACGAATGGTTGACCACTGCATATGAGAATGGATGGAAGATACCGGAGCCATCACGTCATCAGGAAACCACAGGGAGGCTTACCCTACGTGTGCCACGATATATACATAAAAAAATTATGGAGACTGCCGAAAAAGAAGGGGTAAGCCAGAACCAATTGCTTCTTTCATTTATATCAGAGAAATTGGCATACAGATAA